The Fructilactobacillus myrtifloralis genome segment GCCCAGTTACCGGCCCCAGAGCGCTCTAAGTTGGTCAACTTGATGTTACAGGACCCGAACCAACAGTTTGTGATGCAGACGGTCGCAGGTGAGCTCCAGTTTGCCCTCGAAAATCAACAAACTGATCCCGCCCAGATTCCAGAACGAATTCGTGCTGCCCTGGCTTTTTGTCAGATTGAACACCTCGCCGACCGCCAGGTCCTCTCCCTGTCGGGGGGCGAAAAACAAAAGGCCATTTTAGCCACGATGGTTGCGCTGGATTCAGCCATTTTCCTATTGGATGAGCCCTTTGCTAGCGTTGATCCCCAATCCAAACGTGACATCTTGCAGCACCTCCAGCAGCTACAAACTGAACGCGGGAAAACCATCATTGTTTCCGATCACGATTTAACCGGTTACCAAGACCTGGTAGACCACGTTGTGACCGTGGCACCGGAGACCCACGAGCTTAAGCTGCTGTCATCGGCTGCTCAAACCGAATTGTTTGCCAAGCGGCAACAGCCAACCCAACGGTTCGCAATGCCAGCCCCAGAAACCGGACTCTTCTGGCTCCAAGACTACCAAATTAGTTATGGTAATTCCACGCTGTTATCGGTGCCAGAGCTCCAGATCCCGGCCGGCTGCACGTTGCTAACGGGACCGAGTGGCAGTGGCAAGTCGACCCTGCTCCGCAGCCTCAGTAAGTTACAGAAGTACACCGGTCAAATCACCCTCAACCAGCGCAACATTCAAACAATCAAAAACAAACGCTACTACGACCAGTTAGGGCTGGTCTTTCAAGCGGCTCCCGATCAGTTTTTACGGGTCACTGTGGCCGAAGAATTAGAATTATCGCTAGCAACCAGTCAATGTTCCACATGGAACAAAGAAGCAGTCCAGCAGGCCTTAGCAAGGTTACAGCTAACCGGCCACGAACAACAAAGCGTGTATACCCTCAGCGGGGGACAACAAAAAAAACTCCAAATTCTGGTAATGCTGATTCGGCATTCGCACATTCTCCTGTTAGACGAACCCTTTGCTGGTCTGGATCAAGCTTCCATTGCGACCGTGCAAACCTTGCTAAAACAACAATACCAAGGCCCGGATCACTTGTTGCTAGTCATCAGCCACCAGCGCTTTGCCACTCCCGGTTTTTATGACTATCACCTGCACCTTACCAACCACACGTTTACCTACCAGGAGGTCGACTAATGAACCCCGCCATCAAATTACTCTTAATCACTCTAATTGCCTTTGAAATTTCACTAATCCCCAACTTAACCATCAACCTGGCATTAATCATCGTTTGCCTCGGCTACCTAATTTGGAAACAAAGCAGCAAGCTCAAAACGGTTGGAACGTTTAGTTTAATTGCATTGTTACCCGCTCTCGGAATCTTCTTTTCCCAAGTTTATTATGGTGCAAACGGGCTCTACATGGGAAGCGTGCTGTTTACCCGGCTGTATGCCTACGTGTACCTCGGGTTGAGTTTTTCACTGACAACCCCCATGTTGCGCCTGGCTCAAGCCCTCGAACAAAACGCCCACGTGCCATCCAAGTTTGTTTACGGAGTGCTCGCAGCCATCAATCTCGTGCCCCGCTTTCAACAGGAACTAAAGGTGATCCGGGCGAGTGGTAACATGCGGGGCCAAGTGTTACATCCGTGGGGACCCACGCTTTACTTCAAGGCGCTGGTTGTCGCCCTGGGCTGGTCCACTCATCTAGCCCGCGCCATGGAATCACAGGGCTTCGTGGAGGATCAACCCCGCACCTTTTTCCATCCGATCCGGGTTACAAACCGCGACTGGATTGGTCTTATCGGAGCGCTCGTGCTCGTCCAACTGGTACTGTTTCTCGCGCCGGCCTAGGAAAGGAGCAGCATCATGAGTGATAATGAAACGGCGACTAACCTAATTCAAGCTTATTTCCAGCAGCACCACATCACCACCGCGGCCATTACCAACCTAGCCCGCGCTTATCAGGGTCAGTACAGCCAACTTCCGGACCAGGAAACTACCGAGAACTGGTTGCTGGAGCTGCTTCGTAATCCCACCATCTGGCAACCAGCACTGGTCGTGATTGCAATGGAGCAAGCGGCTCCTAGCTTCCCAGCCGTCCTTAGCCACATTCCGGTAGCAGAACTGTGGCAACCCCAACTGCTCCAGATTGCCAGTCACTGTGGCACCATCGGGATTTCCAACTACTTTGAAATCAAACTAAATCAACAGTCGCTCATTAACCGGTATCTAACCACTCCAGATCCACTGGCACTAGCGCTCGGTGCTGCACTATCAGGAGCGTTGGCTCACTGGGACTCCTAACGCTGAATTAAATTTTAGTTACAACGGCAGAACTTCGCGGGGAATTTGCTAAAATAGAACTAATCGCCTGCTACCGAATGCTGGGTGAGCGTGACGGTACTCGTACTAACCAATTGGTCGTCATGTTGAACGACCACCTGCCACACCTGGAGCCGGTGCCCCACTTGTAACGGCGTCGCAACGGCCGTGATTTTCCCGGTGCGGACCGCGTGTAGATGATGGGTTTCAATGTTAACGCCCACGGCCACTTCGGCTGGTCCCAGCTGTTGATTGGCGCCCATGCTGGCCGCCGTTTCTGCCAACACACAGCTCACCCCTCCGTGCATCAAACCATAGGGTTGCTGGTCCTGTTCAGTTACATCCAGCGTTAACATGACCCGTTCCGGCGTCACCAGCTCCGTTTGAATGTGTAATAAGTCGATTAAATTCACGTTCTCCACCACTTTCGTTAGTTTGCTTACCGCTTTATTCCATTATTACCATTGGAGGTTCTTATGACAACTACCTGGGAAACAATTCCAAATCACTACCAAGACATCTTGTTTGAACGACGCGATAAGGTGGCTAAAATCACGATTAATCGGCCGGAAAAACGCAACGCATTTACGCCCCAAACCGTCAACGAACTGATTGACGCCTTTGCACAATGCCGTGACGACGAAACCATCGGGGTCATCATTCTCACCGGCCAGGGCGACCTGGCCTTTTGTTCCGGTGGGGACCAGAGTGTCCGTGGAAACGGCGGTTACGTTGGCAGTGATCACATCCCCCGCCTTAACGTGTTGGACTTACAACACCTCATCCGGGTGATTCCGAAACCCGTGATCGCCATGGTCCGGGGTTGGTCCGTCGGTGGTGGGAACGTGCTCCAGCTGGTCTGTGACCTAACAATTGCCGCTGATAACGCCAAATTTGCACAATCCGGTCCCAAGGTCGGTAGTTTTGACGGGGGCTACGGTTCCGGTCTCCTCGCCGATACCATTGGTATCAAGCGGGCCAAAGAAGTTTGGTTCACTTGTAAAACCTATTCCGCTGATGAAGCCTTTCAAATGGGCTGGATTAACAAGGTCGTGCCGTTAGCCGACGTGGAACAAGAAACCCTCGACTGGTGTGACGTGCTCCTGCAACGCTCGCCGATGGCCCTTCGCTTGATCAAAGCCTCGATGAACGCCGCCACCGATGGCCTCGCTGGAATTCAGCAGCTAGCCGGAGATTCCACCCTGCTCTACTACACCAGTGCTGAAGCCAAGGAAGGGCGCGATGCCTTTTTAGAAAAGCGGAAACCCAACTTTGACCAATTCCCTAAATTTCCCTAGAAATCAGGCTTATCATGGATAATTGGCTCCAAAAACGGACCCAACTCACGCCCCACCGCCTAGCGCTCTCTTTTCACGAGCAACGCTGGACCTTCACGGAACTCCAACGCCAAGTTAACGGTCTCTGTGCCGTCCTACAGCCCCAGTTACCTCCCACGGGACGCATCGCCATTCTCGGGGATAATACGCCGGAACTCTACTTTGGCATGCTGACGCTCCACCAACTTGGGATTCCCATCGTCTGTTTAAACAAACACCTAACGGCTCCTGAACTGCAGTATCAAATTACCGATGCCCAGGTGCAGACAGTCTTAACCACCCAGGCGTTTTTGCCCCACTTAGAAGCCACCGCAACCCGGCTCCACCTGATTGCGCTCGACCAGCTAACGTGGGAACCTCGCACAGACTGGACGGCGCATTCGACCGAGCTTGATGCGTTAGCCAGCGTGATGTACACCTCGGGGACGACCAGCCGACCGAAGGGGGTCTGTCAGAGCTACCGCAACCACTGGACGAGTGCACTCGGAGCTGAGTTAAACCTGCCGGTGACGGAAGCAGATGCTTGGATTTGTGCCGTGCCCCTGTATCACATCAGTGGTCTCTCAATTCTGATGCGCAGTCTCCTGTACGGAATGCCCGTCCGGCTCTATGATCATTTTGATTCACAGGCCATTACCCAGGATTTGGTGCACGGCCGGGGGACCATCATTTCGGTCGTGCCCTACATGCTGAAAAAATTACTGGCCGAAAAGCAGGAACCATATAGTAGCGACTTTAGTTACATGCTGTTAGGCGGCGGCGCAATTGACCAAGCCACCCTCAATCAGTGCAAACGAAAGAACATTCCGGTCATCCAGTCCTATGGCATGACGGAAACTGCCTCGCAGGTCGTGGCACTCAACCCGGCGGAGGCCCAACGTAAGCTGGGCTCGGTGGGAAAGCCCCTCTTCCCGGTCAGTCTTAAGATTGCAAACGATGCACAACCCTACCAAGTTGGCGAAATCCTACTCAAGGGCGATAACCTGACGCCCGGTTACCTCAATCAACCCGAACGATTCGCGGCACTGACCACGGCAACCGGTTGGTTTCGCACGGGGGACCTCGGTTATATCGACGATGAAGGATTTTTGTACGTAAAAAGTCGGCTAACGGAACTGATCATCTCCGGTGGGGAAAACATTTATCCGCATGAAATCGAACTGGTGTTAAACCAGCTGCCCGGCGTACAGGCAAGTGCCGTCATTGGCAAACCGGATCCCACCTGGGGCGCCATTCCGGTGGCCTTTTTGGTGACTAACCGGGCTTGGCAACTAACTGCGGTCCAGGATTTTCTGACCGGGAAACTCGCCAAATACAAGTTTCCCAAAGAACTGCATCTGGTTGATCACCTCCCGCACACTACAAACGGCAAGCTCAAACGGGGAGAATTGCTGCAGTGGTTGGAAAAATGGGAATAATTAAAATAACTCCTTTAAGTTAAAATTTTTATAACTTAAAGGAGTTATTTTATAAATGTAAATTTATCCATTTATTAAAAAGCAAAATATTATTGAAATAAACTATTTATAAGTTCATAAATGAATAATCAGAACTTATAATACATTTATTTTAATCGTGTAAATTCGCATCTTCGTCTATAACGGTAGCATCGCCATATAGAATCATATCAAAATCATTTTGTGTTGATTGCGTATTAATATTCATATTAAAAAGTGCGTCATAATTTCTTTGATCTATATCTTTTTTAATACCATTAATTATTGCATTAAAACAGTTGCCGTATCTATTTACATCGCCCATAAAAGATGAAACAGATTTTGTATACAAAACTGGGTGGCTATATTTAAATCCTTTGGGAATTGCAGATCTTGAAATTAAGTATTTTACATCTCCATTAAATCTAGAATCTACTATTGTTTTTAATTTTTGATTTATTTTTTCTACCCTAATGTTTTTATTGATAACTTTTTCATAATTTAATTTTTTTTGTGTGTTATCTCTATCAAGTTTTTTAAACGTATCAAAAGACTTATTTTTATAGATTTTGATATTTTTATATAAATTCTGTAAATCATTATATCCATACGATGGAAGATAAAATTGAACTTTGTCTATAAGATTAAATTGTATTGAATCATTCGTAAGAAGAACCTGAAAAGATTTTGACATGGGCATATAGCCCATATTTGATATTGATTTACTCGAACCATCATAATCAAATGATCCATAAAGTATAAAACAATTACTTATTGCAATAAATGGAGACTTAAGTGGTTTTAATAAACTTGATTTTTCAGATTCGCCAAGTAAAAAATATTTCCATTCTATTTTTATGTTATATTCTTTATCAAAAGTTTTTAAAGCATTAATAACTGTTTCTTTTGCACTATTTTTAAAATTATTAATAAAGTTATTTACTTTAATTCTGTTTTCTTCATTATTTGGTACTATCATAAAATTATTTTCCACTACTTTTACTATCCTCTTTCTTCTCATCAGTAACTGTTAGTTAATTTATTGTTCAATTATACATCCATTTATTACTATTAAAAATAATGTTTATCAATAAATTTATATCAGCACTCATCATAGTAGAAAGATATAATTTTTTGTTGTTATTTACTCACCCCGATACGTCATCCGCACGTGGGGAATCTCAACTTCCAAAAACGGCGTACCAGCAACCACAAATCCCTGTTTTTCGTAGTAACCCACTGCTTGCAGTTGGGCGTTAATCGTAATCGGTAATCCAGAAAAGTGCGCATGGCAGAATTCCAGAATGGCGGTCAGTAGTTCGCGCCCTTTCCCGGTACCTCGCACGGTGGCACTCGTAAGCACCCGCCCAAAGGTCACGTGGTAATCAACCTGAAATATCCGTGCATAGGCGATTACCTCACCATCATCCGCTTTTTCAAATAGATGCCAAGCCGTTAAATCCTGGTCATCCGGATCACAATAATCAATTTTTTGTTCCTCTACAAACACCTGGGACCGGGCCCGCAAAATTTGGTATACGGTCACTGGATCCAGTTCCTGAAGCCGCCGAACTTGAAACATGCTCACTCACTTCCTCTATCTGCAATCGTGCTAAAATTGACATTAGTTTACCATTACTAGCAGCCAGAACGCGACCTCAAGCGGCACATCTTTTGCTAGAGAGAACAGTTTATAACGGCATCGCCCACCCCAGTTTCGATGGCAATGCCCACATCACAAAGGAGATTCATTATGCCAGAACTCATGAATGCCATCGGCTATACCCACTCCCTGCCGATCGATGATCCAAATAGTCTAATTGACTTTAAAACGGCCATTCCAACGCTTAATGACCATGATTTACTGGTGCAAGTTGAGGCGGTCTCGGTCAATCCCGTTGACATCTTTACCCGCAACGGTCAGACCACCACTCTCGCTGAACCCAAAATCATCGGCTATGATGCGGTCGGAACGGTTGTTAAAACGGGAACTAACGTGGACTTATTCAATGTCGGTGACCGGGTCTTTTACGCCGGGGCTTACAACCGGCCCGGTAGCAATAGCGAGTACCAGGCTGTTGACGAACGGATCGTCGGGCGCGCACCCAAAAAGCTCACTCCTGCAGAAGCAGCCGCTATGCCACTCACCAGTCTCACGGCCTGGGAATCATTATTTGAACAAATGAACATCGACATGCATAAGCATGCGGTTAATCAAAAACAATCCATTTTAATCATTAATGGGGCCGGTGGGGTTGGTTCCATCGCGACCCAATTAGCTCATTTAGCCGGGCTTCAGGTCATTGCGACCGCCGGAACTTCCCAAACGAAAGACTGGACACTGCAGCATGGTGCTGACTACACGGTGGATTATCATGAAGACATCGTAGAACAAGTCCACCAACTAGGGTTTAAAACGGTTAACTACATCTTGGAACTACAAAACCTGGACTACTACTGGGACACCATTAGCCAACTAATTGCACCCTTAGGCACCATTGTTTCAACGACCGGGAGTGGGCAACACCTTAACTTCCAACCGTTGAAACGCAAGATGGTCCGCTTTGGCTGGGAATGGATGTACGCCAAGTCGTGGTATCAGACCCCGAACCTGATTTCTCAACACGAAATCCTCGACCAGGTCAGTGCGCTCTTAGACCACGGTCAGTTACAATCTACATTGACTAAAACATTTAGTCCTATCAACGCCGAAACCTTACGGGCGGCCACTAAGTTAGTCGAAAGCCACCAGATGATGGGGAAAGTGGTCGTGGAAAATTAATTAAATATCCAAATTAAAAAAAGCCTAACTCTAAATGAGCTAGGCTTTTATTATTTATTATTTTTGTAATTATAAACAATTGTTGTCAGTGGTGAACAGACCAATACGGTTAATACTCCTGCCCCTAGAACAATCCACGCATCACGGGGCCAAAAACCATCATTAAGAATGGTCCGGGAAGCGCTAATTACGTATGAAACAGGATTAATTGTGACTAAAAATTGCATGAAGCGTGGTAGTGTTTGAACCGGAACAAAGGCATTGGAAAGAAAAATTAAAATTAACATTGTCATCAATGAGATACTTTCGACCATGGTGGCACTTTTGGCAATTAAGCCGTATAGAGCAAAAATCCAACTAAGCGCCCACCCAAGGAAAACATCCAACATAATCACTACAATTAACCACCCAAAACCGGACTGGGGTCTCCACCCCATTAAATATCCCGTTCCTATCGCAGCAAGTGCCGCTAATAATAATCGAAAAATATCTGCTAACAATTGCCCTGCTAATGGTGCTAGTGGGGAAATTGGGAGTGATTTGAAACGCGTATAAATCCCCGTATTCATGTCATCACTAATTTGGGTCCCTGATCCTGATGCTGCGGAAAGTAACGCTTGCATCAAAATTCCTGGAACAATGATTGGCAGGTAATCGTGAACATTCCCTGCAATTGCGCCCCCAAATAAATAACCAAACAGCACCATAAATAATACTGGTTGCACAACAACATCTAACAAAGAATCCGGATTGTGAAAAGTTTTCAATAGATTTCTGTAAGTCATCGTAATAACATTCGAAACAAGTTTAGTTTTCTGCTTTTGCATTAAATTCATCGGAGTTCCTCCTAATTTTTCCCAACTGTCAACGCAAAAAAGACATCATCTAATGACGGATATTGAACGTCAATTTTAGTAATTTCCAGTTGCTTGGCTGCTAATCGATTTAAAATTTTAGCAACGTCATCTACTTTCTCTAACGCAATCGTAATGGTTTGCTTGGTTGATGATTTAACCACACTAACCGTGGACGCAAGTAACTGCTTGGCCTCCGTTGCTTGCGTCTGCTTTTTAAACGTTAGCACCAGTTTTAGTCCCCCAACTTGCTCTTTGAGTTTGTCCGGTGTTCCTAACGCCACCAATTTTCCGTGATCGATGAGTGCCACCCGATTAGCCAATTGATCTGCTTCCTCTAGGTATTGAGTGGTTAAGAGAATGGTCGAGCCGGCATCAACTAAGTTTCGAATGGTTGTCCACATTTGTGCTCTGGTACGCGGATCTAGTCCCGTAGTGGGTTCATCTAGAAAAATTAACTGCGGACGGTCAATTAAACTGATTGCCAAGTCTAATCGTCTTCTCATCCCTCCAGAAAAATTGTTTAGTGTTTTCTTGGCAGAATCAACTAGATCAAATTCGTTAAGTAACTCATTCGTTCTAACCTTAGCTGCACTCCGTGAAAGTCCATTTAACCGGCTAAAAATCATTAAATTTTCATAAGCTGAAAGATCTTCGTCTAAAGACGTTGACTGGCTAGTTAATCCAAACAACGATCTAACTTTCATAGCATTAGTTTCTACATCATATCCAAATATTTTAATCGAACCCTTAGTAGGCTTTAAAAGGGTCGTTAACATTTTTATGATGGTAGTTTTCCCAGCTCCATTGGGACCTAATAAGGCAAAAATTTCTCCCCGATGAATATTAAAAGAGATTTGATCTACGACCTCGTGACCTTTAAAGGACTTGGTTAGTTTCTCAACTGCTACTGCATTTTCATTTTCCATTAGATAATCCTTCTTTATATTTTTTCGTCTGGGCCCCTGACAAATAAAAATGATAAGGGGTCCTGATGAAAAAGTCAACTAATTAATCTAGGCCCCTTATGATTTTATTGGAATAGCATCACTGCTATAATTAACAAAGCACAACTAGGAGGATAGATTAACTTGGATAAACTAATCAAAAAACAACAACTAGCAGCCAAATTATTTGAATTTACGGTTCTCCAGGATTTAGATAACGAACAATCCGAACGCCATTTGCCGGCCTTTAAGGGCCAAAATAAAATTTTAGTGGCACTAAGTGAAGAAGAAAATATTTCCCAAAAAGACTTGGCTGATCGCCTTGGGATTAGCGTACAATCAGTTGCCGAATTTGTAGCTAAACTACTAAAAAAGGGCTATATTACCAAGAAAAAATCTCCTCAAGATGGAAGGATTCAGTTAGTTAAATTAACTGACAAAGGCCGAAAGGAAGCCGAAAAAAGCTTATTTTACATCCCCCCTTATCTCGACTATTTAAGTGAAGATGAACAATCACAATTGCTAAAAATTATCGATAAACTGAATCTTAGCATTAAAAATAATTTACGCGTCAGTGGGATTAAAAACATTGGGACTAAACTACGACTGAATAACTTAGATAAAAAAATAAAATAGTTACCTACGAACAAACGCCTAGCTCTACATGAGCTAGGCGTTTTTCTTCTCTGGTTTCCCTTTAAACTCTCCGGCTTTATTTAACCATTGCTAAATCCAGTAATCATCTAACGTTACGTTAGTTTACCTATAACCAAGGTAGCTTAAAGTTTCCTTTCTTGTTAAACTTGAAACCAACCATCAGTAAGAAAGGATCCTCAAGTTATGAAAATACTAAAAAGAGTAAGTTGGCCAATCGTCCAAGTAATTGCATCCTTGCTTTCAATCTGGCTGGCGATCACCGGAATTAGTAACAACCATGCCCCCATTGTCCTGCGAGGCATCTGCATCATCGTATTAATCTTCTTTATCTGTTGCGCCATTAAATCTATTCTAGCGCTCAGAGCTGCTCTACAGTCCCAAGTGAAATGAGCTAGAAGAATTAAAAATAATAAGCTTAAAAAATATGGAGTATATTCGATGACACAAAAAAATAAAGTGCCATGGTATCTGGCTTTGTTTATTTCTGCAATAGTAGCGCAAATTGCATTGTTCATGTCTGTCTACAAACTACCAAGTATAAATAATATCCACCCATTTGGATCACAAATTATTGTAGTAATTATTTTGCCAATAATTATATTTATAGCTTCATATTTTGTAACTTAGTTATTTTTAAAGCTATTTGATAAAAACAAGGCTCCAGAATCTTTATTTATAGCAATGATTCTAGCTATAAGTATTGCAAATGGAATTTCTATTATTATTGCACTTTTATTTAAGACAACTATTGCACCAGCTAACGTTATTTTACAATCAATCTTAACAACACTAAGCTATTATAAATTTACAAAGTGCAAAGACAAACTTGGAAGTATAATAATTTTCACTATTTCGTTAATCATGAATGCATTACTGACATTTTTAACTAATCTTTTTTATCTATAAAATCGTTCACTGATAAACTTAATTTCACCAATCGTATTCCCTTCGTCAGCAAGGTCATCTATCATTAGATAGATAACTTACGTTTAGGGAGATCACTATGATAATTAGCATCATTATTTTAATTAGCTTATTACTAGCCATTGGGTTTATTGCCGGTCGGTCGCAAGACAAATTTTTATTTTTAAAGTCCGGTGTTTACTTCTTTTTAATGGAAATCACGTCCAGCATCGCACTCCTAATATCTGTCAGTGGTGTCTATTTTCTCATGGTAAAACTGTTGCACTACCACATTCGGATTCTCACATTCTGTCTCGCCGCCACGTTTATTGGTGGGATTCTCAACTTTTATGTCATCCGCTGGTTAAAGTTCTTTAAACGATCTAACAGCTTGTTGGTTATGCAAGTT includes the following:
- the menB gene encoding 1,4-dihydroxy-2-naphthoyl-CoA synthase, which codes for MTTTWETIPNHYQDILFERRDKVAKITINRPEKRNAFTPQTVNELIDAFAQCRDDETIGVIILTGQGDLAFCSGGDQSVRGNGGYVGSDHIPRLNVLDLQHLIRVIPKPVIAMVRGWSVGGGNVLQLVCDLTIAADNAKFAQSGPKVGSFDGGYGSGLLADTIGIKRAKEVWFTCKTYSADEAFQMGWINKVVPLADVEQETLDWCDVLLQRSPMALRLIKASMNAATDGLAGIQQLAGDSTLLYYTSAEAKEGRDAFLEKRKPNFDQFPKFP
- a CDS encoding GNAT family N-acetyltransferase, giving the protein MFQVRRLQELDPVTVYQILRARSQVFVEEQKIDYCDPDDQDLTAWHLFEKADDGEVIAYARIFQVDYHVTFGRVLTSATVRGTGKGRELLTAILEFCHAHFSGLPITINAQLQAVGYYEKQGFVVAGTPFLEVEIPHVRMTYRGE
- a CDS encoding ABC transporter permease, which translates into the protein MNLMQKQKTKLVSNVITMTYRNLLKTFHNPDSLLDVVVQPVLFMVLFGYLFGGAIAGNVHDYLPIIVPGILMQALLSAASGSGTQISDDMNTGIYTRFKSLPISPLAPLAGQLLADIFRLLLAALAAIGTGYLMGWRPQSGFGWLIVVIMLDVFLGWALSWIFALYGLIAKSATMVESISLMTMLILIFLSNAFVPVQTLPRFMQFLVTINPVSYVISASRTILNDGFWPRDAWIVLGAGVLTVLVCSPLTTIVYNYKNNK
- a CDS encoding SA1002 family membrane protein, giving the protein MIISIIILISLLLAIGFIAGRSQDKFLFLKSGVYFFLMEITSSIALLISVSGVYFLMVKLLHYHIRILTFCLAATFIGGILNFYVIRWLKFFKRSNSLLVMQVEYYIQWTTIALTLYQFLTGSHANLKVFAKAGISAENLDINTLNLVVLPLLLVSWISIAMIKIYLTDRGH
- a CDS encoding ATP-binding cassette domain-containing protein, with protein sequence MENENAVAVEKLTKSFKGHEVVDQISFNIHRGEIFALLGPNGAGKTTIIKMLTTLLKPTKGSIKIFGYDVETNAMKVRSLFGLTSQSTSLDEDLSAYENLMIFSRLNGLSRSAAKVRTNELLNEFDLVDSAKKTLNNFSGGMRRRLDLAISLIDRPQLIFLDEPTTGLDPRTRAQMWTTIRNLVDAGSTILLTTQYLEEADQLANRVALIDHGKLVALGTPDKLKEQVGGLKLVLTFKKQTQATEAKQLLASTVSVVKSSTKQTITIALEKVDDVAKILNRLAAKQLEITKIDVQYPSLDDVFFALTVGKN
- a CDS encoding PaaI family thioesterase, whose product is MNLIDLLHIQTELVTPERVMLTLDVTEQDQQPYGLMHGGVSCVLAETAASMGANQQLGPAEVAVGVNIETHHLHAVRTGKITAVATPLQVGHRLQVWQVVVQHDDQLVSTSTVTLTQHSVAGD
- a CDS encoding MarR family winged helix-turn-helix transcriptional regulator, with protein sequence MDKLIKKQQLAAKLFEFTVLQDLDNEQSERHLPAFKGQNKILVALSEEENISQKDLADRLGISVQSVAEFVAKLLKKGYITKKKSPQDGRIQLVKLTDKGRKEAEKSLFYIPPYLDYLSEDEQSQLLKIIDKLNLSIKNNLRVSGIKNIGTKLRLNNLDKKIK
- a CDS encoding zinc-binding alcohol dehydrogenase family protein yields the protein MPELMNAIGYTHSLPIDDPNSLIDFKTAIPTLNDHDLLVQVEAVSVNPVDIFTRNGQTTTLAEPKIIGYDAVGTVVKTGTNVDLFNVGDRVFYAGAYNRPGSNSEYQAVDERIVGRAPKKLTPAEAAAMPLTSLTAWESLFEQMNIDMHKHAVNQKQSILIINGAGGVGSIATQLAHLAGLQVIATAGTSQTKDWTLQHGADYTVDYHEDIVEQVHQLGFKTVNYILELQNLDYYWDTISQLIAPLGTIVSTTGSGQHLNFQPLKRKMVRFGWEWMYAKSWYQTPNLISQHEILDQVSALLDHGQLQSTLTKTFSPINAETLRAATKLVESHQMMGKVVVEN
- a CDS encoding o-succinylbenzoate--CoA ligase, which encodes MDNWLQKRTQLTPHRLALSFHEQRWTFTELQRQVNGLCAVLQPQLPPTGRIAILGDNTPELYFGMLTLHQLGIPIVCLNKHLTAPELQYQITDAQVQTVLTTQAFLPHLEATATRLHLIALDQLTWEPRTDWTAHSTELDALASVMYTSGTTSRPKGVCQSYRNHWTSALGAELNLPVTEADAWICAVPLYHISGLSILMRSLLYGMPVRLYDHFDSQAITQDLVHGRGTIISVVPYMLKKLLAEKQEPYSSDFSYMLLGGGAIDQATLNQCKRKNIPVIQSYGMTETASQVVALNPAEAQRKLGSVGKPLFPVSLKIANDAQPYQVGEILLKGDNLTPGYLNQPERFAALTTATGWFRTGDLGYIDDEGFLYVKSRLTELIISGGENIYPHEIELVLNQLPGVQASAVIGKPDPTWGAIPVAFLVTNRAWQLTAVQDFLTGKLAKYKFPKELHLVDHLPHTTNGKLKRGELLQWLEKWE
- a CDS encoding energy-coupling factor transporter transmembrane component T family protein; the encoded protein is MNPAIKLLLITLIAFEISLIPNLTINLALIIVCLGYLIWKQSSKLKTVGTFSLIALLPALGIFFSQVYYGANGLYMGSVLFTRLYAYVYLGLSFSLTTPMLRLAQALEQNAHVPSKFVYGVLAAINLVPRFQQELKVIRASGNMRGQVLHPWGPTLYFKALVVALGWSTHLARAMESQGFVEDQPRTFFHPIRVTNRDWIGLIGALVLVQLVLFLAPA
- a CDS encoding ABC transporter ATP-binding protein, with translation MQTAVTLHHFSFKYPNQTEPLFHDVQLEIPTGQFWLLSGPSGCGKSTLLELVAGLSDQKYQGEIALNQQSLAQLPAPERSKLVNLMLQDPNQQFVMQTVAGELQFALENQQTDPAQIPERIRAALAFCQIEHLADRQVLSLSGGEKQKAILATMVALDSAIFLLDEPFASVDPQSKRDILQHLQQLQTERGKTIIVSDHDLTGYQDLVDHVVTVAPETHELKLLSSAAQTELFAKRQQPTQRFAMPAPETGLFWLQDYQISYGNSTLLSVPELQIPAGCTLLTGPSGSGKSTLLRSLSKLQKYTGQITLNQRNIQTIKNKRYYDQLGLVFQAAPDQFLRVTVAEELELSLATSQCSTWNKEAVQQALARLQLTGHEQQSVYTLSGGQQKKLQILVMLIRHSHILLLDEPFAGLDQASIATVQTLLKQQYQGPDHLLLVISHQRFATPGFYDYHLHLTNHTFTYQEVD